A section of the Bombus terrestris chromosome 2, iyBomTerr1.2, whole genome shotgun sequence genome encodes:
- the LOC100644162 gene encoding sodium/calcium exchanger regulatory protein 1 isoform X2, protein MPEFLGKKYKLFSSENFDDFMKALGVGIMTRKMGSSVSPVIELTENNGVYTLKTTSAFKNSEIKFKLGEEFDEETADGRKVKCVCTLDGNKLIQVQKGEKETTIEREFTPTEMKAIMKVDDIVCTRVYKVQE, encoded by the exons ATGCCGGAGTTCCTTGGAAAAAAATACAAGCTGTTCAGCAGCGAGAATTTCGACGATTTCATGAAGGCGCTCG gtGTAGGTATAATGACACGTAAAATGGGAAGCAGCGTGAGTCCCGTGATTGAACTAACAGAGAACAATGGAGTGTATACGTTGAAAACGACTAGCGCATTCAAGAActctgaaataaaattcaagcTTGGTGAAGAATTTGATGAAGAAACAGCAGACGGAAGAAAAGTGAAGTGTGTCTGCACTTTAGATGGAAATAAACTTATTCAAGtacaaaaaggagaaaaggaaacCACTATTGAAAGAGAATTCACGCCGACAGAAATGAAAGCG aTCATGAAAGTTGATGATATCGTATGTACAAGAGTATACAAGGTTCAAGAATAA
- the LOC100644162 gene encoding sodium/calcium exchanger regulatory protein 1 isoform X1 yields the protein MLSSVFGKQYKLQSSENFDDYMKALGVGIMTRKMGSSVSPVIELTENNGVYTLKTTSAFKNSEIKFKLGEEFDEETADGRKVKCVCTLDGNKLIQVQKGEKETTIEREFTPTEMKAIMKVDDIVCTRVYKVQE from the exons ATGCTTTCATCCGTTTTCGGAAAACAATACAAACTCCAATCGAGTGAAAATTTTGATGACTACATGAAAGCCTTGG gtGTAGGTATAATGACACGTAAAATGGGAAGCAGCGTGAGTCCCGTGATTGAACTAACAGAGAACAATGGAGTGTATACGTTGAAAACGACTAGCGCATTCAAGAActctgaaataaaattcaagcTTGGTGAAGAATTTGATGAAGAAACAGCAGACGGAAGAAAAGTGAAGTGTGTCTGCACTTTAGATGGAAATAAACTTATTCAAGtacaaaaaggagaaaaggaaacCACTATTGAAAGAGAATTCACGCCGACAGAAATGAAAGCG aTCATGAAAGTTGATGATATCGTATGTACAAGAGTATACAAGGTTCAAGAATAA
- the LOC100643967 gene encoding cell cycle checkpoint protein RAD1 isoform X2, protein MYTEVENYNLVAKLGNLKTIVLLLKAINFKENATCFGTENGLKVTVEDAKCMQASAYIPAHVFQVFNLKEDVIFRVNLNILVECLCMFWSNINCQGSSVALQLFYEGNGHPVTVLIEEDGIITDCSLKTQEPDELLDFHLEPENVLNKVVLQTELLKDILSELDSTSDLIELFLSPAPPFFRISTTGLAGICHIELPHDGELVDNFQCTSTAMSSYKLSHIKPAMKALSCANKVSLRTDTCGLLCFQYMVKTDEGHTCYIEYYISPVIDPNG, encoded by the exons ATGTACACTGAAgtagaaaattacaatttagtTGCGAAGTTAGGAAATCTTAAAACTATAGTATTGTTACTAAAAGCAATTAATTTTAAAGAG AATGCCACATGTTTTGGAACTGAGAATGGTTTAAAAGTAACAGTAGAAGATGCAAAATGCATGCAAGCTAGTGCTTATATACCAGCTCATGTATTTCAAGTGTTTAATTTAAAGGAAGATGTAATATTTAgagtaaatttaaatatattagtgGAGTGCCTCTGTATGTTTTGGAGTAATATAAATTGTCAAGGGAGTTCTGTAGCTTTGCAGCTCTTCTATGAA GGCAATGGACATCCTGTAACAGTTCTGATAGAGGAAGATGGTATTATAACGGATTGTTCTTTAAAAACTCAGGAACCTGATGAGTTATTAGATTTTCATCTTGAACCAGAAAATGTTTTGAACAAAGTAGTCCTCCAAACTGAACTATTAAAAGATATCTTATCCGAACTTGATTCAACTAGTGATTTGATCGAG TTATTTTTATCACCTGCTCCACCTTTTTTTCGTATTAGTACAACTGGTTTAGCTGGAATTTGTCATATTGAATTACCCCATGATGGTGAATTGGTTGACAACTTTCAATGTACTTCAACAGCTATGTCTAGTTATAAACTTTCACATATTAAGCCAGCTATGAAAGCATTGTCATGTGCAAACAAAGTTTCATTGAGGACTGATACATGTGGACTATTGTGTTTTCAATACATGGTTAAAACCGATGAAGGACATACTTGCTACATAGAATATTAT atTTCTCCAGTGATAGATCCTAATGGataa
- the LOC100643967 gene encoding cell cycle checkpoint protein RAD1 isoform X1, which translates to MYTEVENYNLVAKLGNLKTIVLLLKAINFKENATCFGTENGLKVTVEDAKCMQASAYIPAHVFQVFNLKEDVIFRVNLNILVECLCMFWSNINCQGSSVALQLFYEGNGHPVTVLIEEDGIITDCSLKTQEPDELLDFHLEPENVLNKVVLQTELLKDILSELDSTSDLIELFLSPAPPFFRISTTGLAGICHIELPHDGELVDNFQCTSTAMSSYKLSHIKPAMKALSCANKVSLRTDTCGLLCFQYMVKTDEGHTCYIEYYVRVTYSCSVFTKKYSV; encoded by the exons ATGTACACTGAAgtagaaaattacaatttagtTGCGAAGTTAGGAAATCTTAAAACTATAGTATTGTTACTAAAAGCAATTAATTTTAAAGAG AATGCCACATGTTTTGGAACTGAGAATGGTTTAAAAGTAACAGTAGAAGATGCAAAATGCATGCAAGCTAGTGCTTATATACCAGCTCATGTATTTCAAGTGTTTAATTTAAAGGAAGATGTAATATTTAgagtaaatttaaatatattagtgGAGTGCCTCTGTATGTTTTGGAGTAATATAAATTGTCAAGGGAGTTCTGTAGCTTTGCAGCTCTTCTATGAA GGCAATGGACATCCTGTAACAGTTCTGATAGAGGAAGATGGTATTATAACGGATTGTTCTTTAAAAACTCAGGAACCTGATGAGTTATTAGATTTTCATCTTGAACCAGAAAATGTTTTGAACAAAGTAGTCCTCCAAACTGAACTATTAAAAGATATCTTATCCGAACTTGATTCAACTAGTGATTTGATCGAG TTATTTTTATCACCTGCTCCACCTTTTTTTCGTATTAGTACAACTGGTTTAGCTGGAATTTGTCATATTGAATTACCCCATGATGGTGAATTGGTTGACAACTTTCAATGTACTTCAACAGCTATGTCTAGTTATAAACTTTCACATATTAAGCCAGCTATGAAAGCATTGTCATGTGCAAACAAAGTTTCATTGAGGACTGATACATGTGGACTATTGTGTTTTCAATACATGGTTAAAACCGATGAAGGACATACTTGCTACATAGAATATTATGTAAGGGTGACTTATTCTTGCTCAGTATTTACAAAGAAATATAGTGTAtag
- the LOC125384631 gene encoding zinc finger SWIM domain-containing protein 7-like isoform X1 has product MSVNKKLASNALLSKTYDIKYAEFVNKVLKEAADSFKKEQKFLDDVLLNLYNIFGDAFERALELYEQGRITYIFPSESAGVPPHNDRHTARYLVQVRGLSGAIYMLFPDINYCLCASFRCQVLNDRSLFTCKHVLAVWLTAITKDKLSYQYITEEQFQSLLLFQVLDKEYVH; this is encoded by the exons ATGAGTGTAAACAAAAAATTAGCATCAAATGCACTTCTGTCTAAGacgtacgatataaaatatgcagAGTTTGTAAATAAAGTGCTAAAGGAAGCAGCTGACAGTTTTAAAAAAGAACagaaat TTTTAGATGATGTACTATTAAATCTGTATAACATCTTTGGTGATGCATTTGAAAGGGCATTAGAATTGTATGAACAAGGACGTATAACTTATATTTTTCCTTCTGAAAGTGCTGGTGTTCCACCTCATAATGATAGACATACTGCCAGATATTTAGTGCAGGTTAGAGGATTGTCAGGAGCAATATATATGCTTTTCCCAGATATAAACTATTGTCTTTGTGCATCCTTtag ATGTCAAGTGCTAAATGATAGATCTTTATTTACTTGTAAACATGTTTTAGCAGTTTGGTTAACTGCCATCACAAAAGATAAATTGTCTTATCAATATATAACAGAGGAACAATTTCAAAGCTTGCTATTATTTCAAGTTTTAGATAAAGAATATGTACACTGA
- the LOC125384631 gene encoding uncharacterized protein LOC125384631 isoform X2 gives MSVNKKLASNALLSKTYDIKYAEFVNKVLKEAADSFKKEQKFLDDVLLNLYNIFGDAFERALELYEQGRITYIFPSESAGVPPHNDRHTARYLVQMSSAK, from the exons ATGAGTGTAAACAAAAAATTAGCATCAAATGCACTTCTGTCTAAGacgtacgatataaaatatgcagAGTTTGTAAATAAAGTGCTAAAGGAAGCAGCTGACAGTTTTAAAAAAGAACagaaat TTTTAGATGATGTACTATTAAATCTGTATAACATCTTTGGTGATGCATTTGAAAGGGCATTAGAATTGTATGAACAAGGACGTATAACTTATATTTTTCCTTCTGAAAGTGCTGGTGTTCCACCTCATAATGATAGACATACTGCCAGATATTTAGTGCAG ATGTCAAGTGCTAAATGA
- the LOC100643603 gene encoding uncharacterized protein LOC100643603, producing MSKDDKSTFNYLHIVITSIPYFTNIKYRSYVVHFQKFRKMSRRRRRADFIDSLNSFQHCETDLDTFSSMSQDSLNEIQSKDKNNHTSDNTTCNNKDSPILAGSFSKLSCIQNPSIDSSSIIHSTSNLNKCIDLFRDKQLCVKTDNNKENSNPQNFTNNTSNKLSSAVKKQTTDLYPKSQSNSMCKNLRRDTNYNVNSNRLNESSIPDNASNTKLIPSFASPHYTDGNKQNFSRNYKDEHVDIETKKFETMLCLLDNYFNQAQEVSQTQQILKRLSDKFEQSPKTFTEKLLTIIEESVMYDDDDDGNKTSAINLSRLTTEFRKMCKFIEDESAPEWLSFQMSTLTHPEASISPACNRSIRTTNCKNEKLCSPINTSLCTTPVSGIDVIKRRFFAKISKCNSNKSINNVDNTSSTSFEHLEDQCNRLFPKEKECSAPLQKILSLPSLLSMSHIHNICEQQMASLNVSDDVNPPKNRALSTPNLLDICQSPSTNKTDLNCSKLKELYNKSQGNQCSDISYSKKKTKRINEKPVLDMETPDKVNSYAILDLDELDKSLIQDIAEKRKRCLNTARIITEINADPEIIQIQKTLRMSPMFANDNESNSLNDETKFLQTLVSCKDYQMCLEKHKSLLKILENSNSFVNENNLKKTEDADPKYEKNIVSKKETVNIKKTSSGTKFNLSPNVKSPLLKKQGMQEKEIQESTKTKLFTTPGKSPLNKNCRKKKTYFPDMNTPVQNTKVRHILKSPHAEGLYRLNYNTIMSPVGMYIRGTDMQLIKNVHAKTDNLLLTPVKQNTKSLSNRNTKQNVSSKTVNKTQKTTALKFNLSPRINTNEQEVHAIKTPECDNTPASNFVLPKVSYKLPLQVKTIRNSNSPKHGMRVKKLLETAQSKVVIRHEARINSAQKGKNAASNGVYEINYEPEDESIHVEEAARKTNFINNWRNA from the exons ATGTCAAAAGATGATAAAAGTACATTTAACTATCTTCACATCGTAATTACTAGCATTCCCTATTTTACCAACATAAAGTACAG GAGTTATGTAGTGCACTttcaaaaatttcgaaaaatgagTCGGCGACGAAGGCGAGCTGATTTCATAGATTCGCTAAATAGTTTTC AACATTGTGAGACTGATCTCGATACATTTTCTTCAATGTCTCAAGACAGTTTGAATGAAATTCAaagtaaagataaaaataatcataCATCTGATAATACTACGTGCAACAATAAAGATTCTCCCATTTTAGCTGGCAGCTTTTCAAAACTTTCTTGTATACAGAATCCATCAATTGATTCATCTTCAATTATACATTCTACATCAAATTTAAATAAGTGTATTGACTTATTTCGAGATAAACAGTTATGTGTAAAAAcggataataataaagaaaatagtaatcctcagaattttacaaataatacatCTAACAAATTGTCAAGTGCAGTCAAAAAGCAAACCACAGATTTGTATCCTAAGTCACAATCCAATTCAATGTGCAAAAATTTAAGAAGGGATACCAATTACAATGTAAACAGTAATAGATTAAATGAAAGTTCTATTCCGGATAATGCATCTAATACAAAACTGATACCGTCATTTGCTTCTCCCCATTATACAGATGGAAACAAACAGaatttttctagaaattatAAAGATGAACATGTGGATATTGAAACAAAAAAATTTGAGACAATGCTTTGTTTATTAGATAATTACTTTAATCAAGCACAAGAAGTTTCACAGACACAACAAATATTAAAACGTTTATCTGATAAATTCGAACAGTCACCAAAAACTTTTACTGAGAAACTGTTAACTATCATTGAAGAGTCTGTCATgtatgatgatgatgatgatggaaACAAAACGTCTGCAATAAATTTAAGCAGATTAACAACAGAATTTAGAAAAATGTGTAAATTTATTGAAGATGAATCTGCTCCTGAATGGCTTTCATTTCAAATGTCTACACTTACACATCCAGAAGCTTCTATAAGCCCTGCATGCAATAGATCTATTCGCACGACAAAttgcaaaaatgaaaaattatgttcTCCCATAAATACATCTCTATGTACTACTCCTGTTTCTGGTATAGATGTAATTAAAAGAAGATTCTTCgctaaaatatcaaaatgtaaTTCTAATAAGAGTATTAATAATGTAGATAATACAAGTAGTACATCTTTTGAACATTTGGAAGATCAGTGTAATAGATTATTTCCTAAAGAAAAAGAATGTTCTGCCCCTTTACAAAAAATTTTGTCATTGCCTTCTTTGTTAAGTATGAGTCATATTCATAATATATGTGAGCAACAAATGGCATCATTAAATGTGTCTGATGATGTAAATCCACCAAAAAATAGAGCATTAAGTACTCCAAATTTATTGGATATATGTCAAAGTCCATCTACAAACAAAACAGACCTTAATTGCTCGAAGTTAAAAGAATTATACAATAAATCGCAAGGTAATCAGTGTAGTGATATCTCATATTCTAAGAAAAAAACTAAAAGAATTAATGAAAAGCCTGTTTTGGATATGGAGACACCTGATAAGGTAAATAGTTATGCAATACTAGATCTAGATGAATTAGACAAATCACTTATACAAGACATAgcagaaaaaaggaagaggtgTCTTAATACAGCAAGAATTATTACAGAAATTAATGCAGATCCTGAAATTATACAGATACAAAAAACATTGAGAATGTCTCCTATGTTTGCTAATGATAATGAATCAAATTCATTGAATGAtgaaactaaatttttacaaactcTAGTCTCTTGTAAAGACTATCAAATGTGTTTAGAAAAACATAAATCCCTTTTGAAgatacttgaaaattcaaattcttttgtaaatgaaaataacttAAAGAAAACTGAAGACGCTGAtccaaaatatgaaaaaaatatagtttctaaaaaagaaaccgtaaatattaaaaaaacatcTAGtggtacaaaatttaatttaagtcCAAATGTAAAATCGCCATTGTTAAAAAAACAAGGTATGCAAGAGAAAGAGATACAAGAAAGTACAAAGACAAAACTTTTTACGACACCCGGAAAATCTCCTTTAAATAAGAAttgtagaaagaaaaaaacatattttcctGATATGAACACTCCTGTACAGAATACTAAAGTAAGACACATTTTGAAAAGTCCACATGCAGAAGGCTTGTATCGCTTGaattataatactataatgTCACCAGTGGGTATGTATATAAGAGGCACAGATATGCAACTTATAAAAAATGTACATGCTAAAACAGATAATTTATTGCTTACTCCTGTGAAACAGAATACTAAATCATTATCAAACAGAAACACAAAACAAAATGTTTCATCAAAAACTGTAAATAAAACTCAAAAAACCACAGCTCTCAAGTTTAATTTATCTCCTAGAATAAATACAAATGAACAGgag gtaCATGCAATAAAAACACCAGAATGTGATAATACACCTGCAAGTAATTTTGTCCTTCCTAAGGTTTCATATAAACTTCCTTTACAAGTTAAAACA atAAGGAATAGTAATTCGCCAAAACATGGAATGCGTGTAAAGAAATTGCTTGAAACTGCTCAAAGCAAAGTTGTCATCCGACACGAAG ccCGGATAAATTCAGCACAAAAAGGGAAGAATGCAGCAAGTAATGGGGtgtatgaaattaattatgaaCCTGAAGATGAATCCATACATGTTGAAGAAGCAGCCAGaaaaacgaattttattaacaattggAGAAATGcttaa